The following proteins are encoded in a genomic region of Amycolatopsis sulphurea:
- a CDS encoding AfsR/SARP family transcriptional regulator — MKFNLLGPMEVLCADGTVTPSAAKMRWILALLLLHGNRVVDQASMIDELWGDHPPRSAVTTTQTYVYQLRKKYDYYAQREGRKSFIVTRAPGYLLQLDDDQLDVRRFQRLSAEGSALFSAGHAERADEVLRQALRLWRGPALAGIAPGRMLQAHVAYLEEARLRTVQVRILADAALGRHRDLIPELRSLVIEHPLDEWFHQQLITALAEAGRRGDALHACRVLHRTLADELGVAPSEPLRKLQQDLLTGHVRRAPAHV, encoded by the coding sequence ATGAAATTCAACCTGCTTGGTCCGATGGAAGTTCTGTGCGCCGATGGCACGGTGACGCCCAGCGCCGCGAAAATGCGCTGGATTCTGGCATTGCTCCTGTTGCACGGAAATCGAGTGGTCGATCAGGCTTCGATGATCGACGAATTGTGGGGAGATCACCCGCCGCGCAGTGCGGTGACCACCACGCAGACCTACGTTTACCAATTGCGCAAGAAGTACGACTACTACGCACAACGAGAGGGGAGAAAGAGTTTCATCGTCACCCGGGCGCCCGGTTATCTGCTGCAGCTGGACGACGATCAGCTCGATGTCCGAAGATTCCAGAGACTCAGCGCCGAGGGCAGCGCCCTGTTCTCGGCGGGCCACGCCGAACGGGCGGACGAGGTGCTGCGGCAGGCACTGCGGCTGTGGCGGGGCCCCGCGCTGGCCGGCATCGCACCCGGCCGCATGCTGCAGGCGCACGTCGCCTACCTGGAAGAGGCCCGGCTGCGCACCGTGCAGGTGCGCATCCTCGCCGACGCGGCACTCGGGCGGCACCGGGATCTGATTCCGGAGCTGCGGTCACTGGTGATCGAGCATCCGCTCGACGAATGGTTTCACCAGCAGCTGATCACGGCACTGGCCGAGGCAGGGCGCAGGGGAGACGCCCTGCACGCCTGCCGGGTCCTGCACCGCACCCTCGCCGACGAACTCGGCGTGGCGCCCTCCGAGCCGCTGCGCAAGCTCCAGCAGGACCTGCTGACCGGCCACGTCCGGCGGGCACCCGCGCATGTGTGA
- a CDS encoding response regulator transcription factor, with protein MITDRVRILIVEESSVFRVGLLSLIQGADDLAAIDAVATIGEALDSVSRGIVDVILYGVDGWGPEVESGLLELSAAAPGKPVVILSQENRFGFIQEFLGIGVRGYLPKNVSDMYLLSVVREVSRDERCVFLSVPSVDVRSLSSNLRTPLSRREHEIMSLVARGMTNAQIGNCLAITQGTVKRHLRNIFVKLNAVSRLDAVNKAQTAAPLVPA; from the coding sequence ATGATAACTGACCGTGTAAGAATTCTGATCGTCGAAGAGAGTTCCGTTTTTCGCGTCGGGCTGCTTTCGCTGATTCAAGGCGCCGACGATCTGGCCGCCATTGACGCGGTGGCGACCATCGGCGAAGCACTCGACAGTGTCTCCAGGGGAATTGTGGACGTCATTCTCTATGGAGTCGACGGCTGGGGTCCGGAAGTCGAATCCGGCCTGCTCGAATTGTCGGCGGCGGCTCCGGGGAAGCCCGTCGTCATCCTGAGCCAGGAGAACAGATTCGGTTTCATTCAGGAATTCCTGGGCATCGGCGTCCGGGGTTACCTGCCCAAGAATGTCTCCGACATGTACCTGCTCTCGGTGGTGCGCGAGGTGAGCCGCGACGAGCGCTGCGTCTTCCTCTCGGTGCCGAGTGTCGACGTCCGGTCGCTGTCCTCGAACCTGCGTACTCCGCTGTCCAGGCGCGAGCACGAGATCATGTCGCTGGTCGCCCGCGGGATGACCAACGCACAGATCGGGAATTGCCTGGCCATCACCCAGGGGACGGTGAAACGCCACCTGCGCAACATCTTCGTGAAGCTGAACGCGGTTTCCCGGCTGGACGCGGTGAACAAGGCGCAGACCGCGGCGCCGCTGGTCCCCGCGTGA
- a CDS encoding ROK family protein: MGELVAALDVGGTTVKAALLDGALNVLATRRERTARGADGSALAEQVASVVAALAADAGSAAPDAVGVVVPGIVDEQARVARFSANLDWRDVPFGELLERRLGRPVAFGHDVRAGGLAEFRTGAGQGCRDAAFVAVGTGIAAALQLDGRIYPGHGLAGEIGHIDVGHSGRCGCGAIGCLEAIASASAIARRYTERTGRPADGARPVVDAAREGDDVAQTVLSEALEALAHGLRTLLTLLAPEAIVLGGGLFTATEYVLGPIRERLGSALTFQRMPDLRVAKLGDEAGRFGAGLLALDALRRRDS, from the coding sequence ATGGGAGAACTGGTGGCGGCGCTGGACGTCGGCGGGACGACGGTGAAGGCGGCGCTGCTCGACGGTGCCCTGAACGTCCTCGCGACCCGGCGCGAACGCACTGCGCGTGGCGCGGACGGCTCTGCGCTCGCCGAGCAGGTGGCGTCGGTGGTGGCCGCGCTCGCCGCGGACGCGGGCTCGGCGGCGCCGGACGCGGTCGGCGTGGTGGTGCCCGGGATCGTCGACGAGCAAGCGCGGGTGGCCCGGTTCTCGGCGAACCTGGACTGGCGCGACGTCCCCTTCGGCGAACTCCTGGAACGCCGCCTCGGCCGCCCCGTGGCATTCGGCCACGACGTGCGCGCGGGCGGGCTGGCCGAGTTCCGGACCGGCGCCGGACAGGGCTGCCGCGACGCGGCGTTCGTCGCGGTCGGCACCGGGATCGCCGCCGCGCTGCAGCTCGACGGCCGGATCTACCCCGGGCACGGGCTGGCCGGGGAGATCGGGCACATCGACGTCGGCCACTCCGGCCGGTGCGGCTGCGGCGCGATCGGCTGCCTCGAAGCGATCGCTTCGGCTTCGGCGATCGCCCGCCGCTACACCGAACGCACGGGCCGCCCCGCCGACGGCGCGCGCCCCGTGGTCGACGCCGCCCGCGAAGGCGACGACGTGGCCCAGACCGTGCTGTCCGAAGCCCTCGAAGCGCTCGCACACGGCCTGCGGACGCTGCTGACCCTGCTGGCACCAGAGGCGATCGTGCTCGGCGGCGGCCTGTTCACCGCGACCGAGTACGTGCTCGGCCCGATCCGCGAACGGCTCGGCTCGGCACTGACCTTCCAGCGCATGCCGGACCTCCGCGTCGCGAAATTGGGTGACGAGGCGGGGCGGTTCGGTGCGGGGTTGCTGGCCTTGGATGCGTTGCGTCGTCGCGATTCCTGA
- a CDS encoding glutamate synthase subunit beta produces the protein MADPKGFLTTTREEPKRRPVDLRLMDWREVYEDFATSRLEKQAGRCMDCGIPFCHQGCPLGNLIPEWNTLVWREDWRDAIERLHATNNFPEFTGTLCPAPCETACVLGINDDAVTIKRVEISIVDRAFAEGWVQPQVPPARTGKKVAVVGSGPSGLAAAQQLTRAGHSVVVYERADKIGGLLRYGIPEFKMEKFRLDRRIEQMRAEGTEFRTSVRVGVDLSTTDLRENHDAVVLAGGATAWRDLPIDGRELDGIHQAMEFLPPANRVASGELDASPYSAAGLDVVVIGGGDTGADCVGTSHRQGAKSVTQLEIMPQPPETRSAAHPWPTYPMLYRVTSAHEEGGERLYSVNTQEFLGDEQGRVRALSLVEVRNEDGRFVPVPGTERELPAQLVLLAMGFVGPEREGLLTELGVDFDQRGNVARDREFRTSLDNVFVAGDMGRGQSLIVWAIAEGRSCAAGVDAYLTGRSVLPAPIAPTDRPIS, from the coding sequence ATGGCTGACCCCAAGGGCTTTCTGACCACCACGCGCGAGGAACCGAAGCGGCGTCCGGTGGATCTGCGGCTGATGGACTGGCGCGAGGTCTACGAGGACTTCGCCACCAGCCGGCTGGAGAAGCAGGCCGGGCGGTGCATGGACTGCGGGATTCCGTTCTGTCACCAGGGTTGTCCGCTCGGGAACCTGATTCCGGAGTGGAACACCCTGGTGTGGCGGGAGGACTGGCGGGACGCGATCGAGCGGCTGCACGCGACGAACAACTTCCCGGAGTTCACCGGCACGCTCTGCCCCGCACCGTGCGAAACCGCTTGTGTGCTCGGCATCAACGACGATGCGGTGACCATCAAGCGGGTGGAGATCTCCATTGTGGACCGTGCCTTCGCCGAGGGCTGGGTACAGCCGCAGGTGCCGCCCGCGCGGACCGGCAAGAAGGTGGCCGTGGTCGGGTCGGGCCCGTCCGGGCTGGCCGCCGCGCAGCAGCTGACCCGCGCCGGGCACAGCGTCGTGGTGTACGAACGGGCCGACAAGATCGGCGGGCTGCTGCGGTACGGCATCCCGGAGTTCAAGATGGAGAAGTTCCGGCTGGACCGGCGGATCGAGCAGATGCGCGCGGAGGGCACGGAATTCCGCACCTCGGTGCGCGTCGGCGTGGACCTGTCCACAACGGACCTTCGCGAGAACCACGACGCCGTGGTGCTGGCCGGCGGCGCGACCGCGTGGCGTGATCTGCCGATCGACGGCCGGGAGCTGGACGGGATCCACCAGGCGATGGAGTTCCTGCCGCCGGCGAACCGGGTCGCGTCCGGGGAACTGGACGCCTCGCCGTACTCCGCGGCCGGGCTCGACGTGGTGGTGATCGGCGGCGGCGACACCGGCGCGGACTGCGTCGGCACCTCACACCGGCAGGGCGCGAAGTCGGTGACGCAGCTGGAGATCATGCCGCAGCCGCCGGAGACGCGCTCGGCCGCGCACCCGTGGCCGACCTACCCGATGCTCTACCGGGTCACCTCCGCGCACGAGGAGGGCGGCGAACGGCTGTACTCGGTCAACACGCAGGAGTTCCTCGGCGACGAGCAGGGCCGGGTCCGCGCGCTGAGCCTGGTCGAGGTGCGCAACGAGGACGGCCGGTTCGTACCGGTGCCGGGCACCGAACGGGAGCTGCCCGCCCAGCTGGTGCTGCTGGCCATGGGTTTCGTCGGCCCGGAGCGCGAGGGCCTGCTCACCGAACTCGGCGTAGACTTTGACCAGCGCGGCAACGTCGCCCGCGACCGGGAGTTCCGCACCAGCCTGGACAACGTGTTCGTGGCCGGGGACATGGGCCGCGGCCAGTCCCTGATCGTGTGGGCGATCGCCGAGGGCCGCTCCTGCGCGGCCGGGGTGGACGCCTACCTGACCGGCCGGAGCGTGCTCCCGGCCCCGATCGCGCCGACCGACCGGCCGATATCCTGA
- the gltB gene encoding glutamate synthase large subunit gives MTPSSSTPATGGLYDPASEHDACGVAFVADLTGRRDHQIVAKALVALRNLEHRGARGAEPDTGDGAGLLIQVPDAFYREVAGFELPPEGQYAVGTAFLPQDEKRRGRAMTTIERIAAEEDMRVVGWRELPVDPSHCGPTAAESMPHFTQLFLAGRRHNREGLELERAAFCVRKRAEHELAEDDLYFPSLSSRTIVYKGMLTEPQVERFFPDLTDERVTSAIGLVHSRFSTNTFPSWPLAHPYRYVAHNGEINTLKGNRNWMDAREALLETDLIPGDLKRLYPIITRGASDSASFDEVLEMLHLSGRSLPHAVLMMIPEAWENHQEMDPARRAFYEFHSTLMEPWDGPALVAFTDGTQIGAVLDRNGLRPGRYWVTDDGLVVLASEVGVLELDQSSIVRKGRLEPGRMFLVDTAQGRIVEDEEVKGELAAAHPYDEWAEAGLLRLEELPERDREVPLHAALVRRQQSFGYTEEELDTILEPMARTGAEPIGSMGNDSPLASISSRARPLFDYFIQLFAQVTNPPLDAIREELVTSLGTQLGAEPNLLAADASSCRRIVLPFPVLDNDQLAKLVHVNDDGDLPEFQAVTVLGRYHVHGGGEALLRRLDEIRTEVSEAIEDGARLIVLSDRGVDEDHAPIPSLLLTGAVHHHLVREKTRTQVGLIVEAGDAREVHHIALLIGYGVAAVNPYLAMATVEEMAHRGLIPGVTPKQATANLIKALGKGVRKTMSKMGVSTVASYTGAQIFEAVGLGAEVIDTCFTGTTSRLGGVGFDTLADEVAQRHLRAFPVDGVRAHHRELETGADYQWRREGEPHLFNPQTVFKLQHSTRSGKYEIFKEYTKSVDDQSEKLQTLRGLFDFKLGERAPVPIEEVEPVSEIVKRFATGAISYGSISMEMHQTLAIAMNRLGGKSNTGEGGEDPERLYDPERRSAVKQVASGRFGVTSEYLVNADDIQIKMAQGAKPGEGGQLPGGKVYPWIAKTRHSTPGVGLISPPPHHDIYSIEDLAQLIHDLKNANPDARIHVKLVSEVGVGTVAAGVSKAHADVVLISGHDGGTGASPLSSIKHAGGPWELGLAETQQTLLANRLRDRIVVQADGQLKTGRDVVIAALLGAEEFGFATAPLVVSGCIMMRVCHLDTCPVGVATQNPKLREKFSGKAEYVVNFFRFIAEEVREYLAQLGFRSIAEAVGHAEVLDKRKAVAHWKAAGLDLSPIFHVPAMAPTGARHQQVKQDHGLDKALDNTLIQLAEGALAAGDKVRLELPVRNVNRTVGTMLGSELTKKWGGEGLPDDTIDITFTGTAGQSFGAFVPKGITLRLHGDGNDYVGKGLSGGRIVVRPPKESPVVAAAENHIIAGNVIGYGATGGEIFLRGQVGERFCVRNSGALAVVEGVGDHGAEYMTGGRIVVLGGIGRNFAAGMSGGVAYVLDLPAHRVNPEMVDLDPLDSEDAGFLRETIEKHYNETESAVARELLADWDAAVDRFGKVMPKDYKRVLAAQVQAERDGRDVNEAIMEAAHG, from the coding sequence GTGACCCCTAGTTCCAGCACTCCGGCCACTGGTGGCCTGTACGACCCCGCGTCCGAGCACGACGCCTGCGGGGTCGCGTTCGTCGCGGACCTGACCGGCCGCCGAGATCATCAGATCGTGGCGAAAGCCTTGGTCGCACTGCGCAACCTGGAGCATCGCGGGGCACGCGGCGCCGAACCGGACACCGGGGACGGGGCCGGTCTGCTGATCCAGGTGCCCGACGCGTTCTACCGCGAGGTGGCCGGCTTCGAGCTGCCGCCGGAGGGCCAGTACGCGGTGGGCACCGCCTTTCTGCCACAGGACGAGAAACGCCGCGGCCGGGCGATGACCACCATCGAGCGGATCGCCGCCGAGGAGGACATGCGCGTGGTCGGCTGGCGCGAGCTGCCGGTGGACCCTTCGCACTGCGGGCCGACCGCGGCCGAGTCCATGCCGCACTTCACCCAGCTGTTCCTGGCCGGGCGCCGGCACAACCGCGAAGGTCTCGAGCTGGAGCGCGCCGCCTTCTGCGTGCGCAAGCGCGCCGAGCACGAGCTGGCCGAGGACGACCTGTACTTCCCGAGCCTGTCCTCGCGCACCATCGTCTACAAGGGAATGCTCACCGAGCCGCAGGTGGAACGGTTCTTCCCGGATCTGACCGACGAGCGCGTGACGAGCGCGATCGGGCTGGTGCACTCACGGTTCTCCACCAACACCTTCCCGTCCTGGCCGCTCGCGCACCCGTACCGGTACGTGGCGCACAACGGCGAGATCAACACGCTCAAGGGCAACCGCAACTGGATGGACGCCCGTGAGGCGCTGCTGGAGACCGACCTGATCCCGGGCGATCTCAAGCGTCTCTACCCGATCATCACCCGCGGCGCGAGCGACTCCGCCTCCTTCGACGAGGTGCTCGAAATGCTGCACCTGTCGGGGCGGTCGCTGCCGCACGCGGTGCTGATGATGATCCCGGAGGCCTGGGAGAACCACCAGGAGATGGACCCCGCGCGGCGGGCGTTCTACGAGTTCCACTCCACGCTGATGGAGCCGTGGGACGGGCCGGCGCTGGTCGCGTTCACCGACGGTACGCAGATCGGCGCGGTGCTCGACCGCAACGGCCTGCGGCCGGGCCGGTACTGGGTGACCGACGACGGGCTGGTCGTGCTCGCCAGCGAGGTCGGCGTGCTGGAGCTGGACCAGTCCTCGATCGTCCGCAAAGGACGGCTCGAACCGGGCCGGATGTTCCTGGTCGACACCGCGCAGGGGCGGATCGTCGAGGATGAAGAGGTCAAGGGCGAGCTGGCCGCCGCGCACCCGTACGACGAGTGGGCCGAGGCCGGGCTGCTGCGGCTGGAAGAGCTGCCGGAACGCGACCGCGAGGTGCCGCTGCACGCCGCGCTCGTCCGCCGGCAGCAGTCCTTCGGCTACACCGAGGAGGAACTCGACACCATCCTCGAACCGATGGCCCGCACCGGCGCGGAGCCGATCGGCTCGATGGGCAACGATTCGCCGCTGGCCTCGATCTCCTCGCGGGCACGGCCGTTGTTCGACTACTTCATCCAGCTGTTCGCCCAGGTGACCAACCCGCCGCTGGACGCGATCCGCGAGGAACTGGTCACCTCGCTGGGCACCCAGCTCGGCGCGGAGCCGAACCTGCTGGCCGCGGACGCCTCCTCGTGCCGCCGGATCGTGCTGCCGTTCCCGGTGCTGGACAACGATCAGCTGGCGAAGCTGGTGCACGTCAACGACGACGGCGACCTGCCGGAGTTCCAGGCGGTCACCGTGCTCGGCCGGTACCACGTGCACGGCGGCGGCGAGGCCCTGCTGCGGCGGCTGGACGAGATCCGTACCGAGGTGTCCGAGGCGATCGAGGACGGCGCGCGGCTGATCGTGCTGTCCGACCGCGGGGTCGACGAGGACCACGCGCCGATCCCGTCGCTGCTGCTCACCGGCGCGGTGCACCATCATCTGGTCCGGGAGAAGACCCGCACGCAGGTCGGCCTGATCGTGGAGGCGGGCGACGCCCGCGAGGTGCACCACATCGCGCTGCTCATCGGGTACGGCGTGGCCGCGGTGAACCCGTACCTCGCGATGGCGACGGTCGAGGAGATGGCGCACCGCGGCCTGATCCCCGGGGTGACGCCGAAACAGGCGACCGCGAACCTGATCAAGGCGCTCGGCAAGGGCGTGCGCAAGACCATGTCGAAGATGGGTGTGTCCACTGTGGCCTCCTACACCGGGGCGCAGATCTTCGAGGCGGTCGGGCTCGGCGCCGAGGTGATCGACACCTGTTTCACCGGCACCACTTCCCGGCTCGGCGGCGTCGGCTTCGACACCCTCGCCGACGAGGTCGCGCAGCGGCATCTGCGGGCGTTCCCGGTCGACGGCGTCCGCGCGCACCACCGCGAGCTGGAGACGGGCGCGGATTACCAGTGGCGCCGCGAAGGCGAGCCGCACCTGTTCAACCCGCAGACGGTGTTCAAGCTGCAGCATTCCACGCGCAGCGGAAAGTACGAGATCTTCAAGGAGTACACCAAGTCCGTCGACGACCAGTCCGAGAAGCTGCAGACGCTGCGCGGGCTGTTCGACTTCAAGCTCGGCGAGCGGGCTCCGGTGCCGATCGAGGAGGTCGAACCGGTCTCCGAGATCGTCAAGCGGTTCGCCACCGGCGCCATCTCCTACGGCTCGATCTCCATGGAGATGCACCAGACCCTGGCGATCGCGATGAACCGGCTCGGCGGCAAGTCCAACACCGGCGAAGGCGGCGAGGACCCGGAACGGCTCTACGATCCCGAGCGCCGCTCCGCGGTCAAGCAGGTCGCGAGCGGCCGGTTCGGCGTCACCAGCGAGTACCTGGTCAACGCGGACGACATCCAGATCAAGATGGCGCAGGGCGCGAAACCCGGCGAAGGCGGGCAGCTGCCCGGCGGCAAGGTGTACCCGTGGATCGCGAAGACCCGGCACTCCACGCCGGGAGTCGGCCTCATTTCGCCGCCGCCGCACCACGACATCTACTCCATCGAGGACCTCGCACAGCTGATCCACGACCTGAAGAACGCCAACCCGGACGCGCGCATCCACGTGAAGCTCGTCTCCGAGGTCGGCGTCGGCACGGTCGCCGCGGGCGTCTCGAAGGCGCACGCGGACGTGGTGCTGATCTCGGGCCACGACGGCGGAACGGGCGCCTCGCCGTTGTCCTCGATCAAGCACGCGGGCGGCCCGTGGGAACTCGGGCTGGCCGAAACGCAGCAGACGCTGCTGGCCAACCGGCTGCGCGACCGGATCGTGGTGCAGGCCGACGGGCAGCTCAAGACCGGGCGCGACGTGGTGATCGCGGCGCTGCTGGGGGCCGAGGAGTTCGGGTTCGCGACCGCGCCGCTGGTCGTGTCCGGCTGCATCATGATGCGGGTGTGTCATCTGGACACCTGCCCGGTCGGCGTCGCGACCCAGAACCCGAAGCTGCGGGAGAAGTTCAGCGGCAAGGCCGAGTACGTGGTCAACTTCTTCCGGTTCATCGCCGAGGAGGTCCGGGAATACCTGGCACAGCTGGGTTTCCGGTCGATCGCGGAGGCGGTCGGGCACGCCGAGGTGCTGGACAAGCGCAAGGCCGTGGCGCATTGGAAGGCCGCCGGGCTGGACTTGTCGCCGATCTTCCACGTGCCCGCGATGGCCCCGACGGGCGCGCGTCACCAGCAGGTGAAGCAGGATCACGGGCTGGACAAGGCGCTGGACAACACCCTCATCCAGCTCGCCGAGGGCGCGCTGGCCGCCGGGGACAAGGTGCGGCTGGAACTGCCGGTGCGCAACGTCAACCGGACCGTGGGCACCATGCTCGGCTCGGAGCTGACGAAGAAGTGGGGCGGTGAAGGGCTGCCCGACGACACCATCGACATCACGTTCACCGGCACCGCGGGCCAGTCGTTCGGCGCGTTCGTGCCGAAGGGCATCACCCTGCGGCTCCACGGCGACGGCAACGACTACGTCGGCAAGGGCCTGTCCGGCGGCCGGATCGTGGTGCGCCCGCCGAAGGAATCGCCGGTGGTGGCGGCCGCGGAGAACCACATCATCGCGGGCAACGTGATCGGCTACGGCGCGACCGGCGGGGAGATCTTCCTCCGCGGACAGGTCGGCGAGCGCTTCTGCGTGCGGAATTCGGGCGCGCTGGCCGTGGTCGAGGGCGTGGGCGACCACGGCGCCGAATACATGACCGGCGGCCGGATCGTGGTGCTCGGCGGGATCGGCCGCAACTTCGCGGCCGGGATGTCCGGCGGCGTCGCGTACGTGCTCGACCTGCCGGCGCACCGGGTGAACCCGGAGATGGTGGACTTGGATCCGCTCGATTCCGAAGACGCCGGCTTCCTCCGTGAGACGATAGAAAAGCACTACAACGAAACGGAATCCGCCGTCGCCCGCGAGCTGCTCGCGGACTGGGACGCGGCCGTCGACCGATTCGGGAAGGTCATGCCCAAGGACTACAAGCGCGTGCTGGCCGCTCAAGTGCAGGCGGAACGCGATGGACGTGATGTGAACGAGGCGATCATGGAGGCCGCTCATGGCTGA
- a CDS encoding YigZ family protein translates to MTDRFLSVAAAGLHEIEIRRSRFLCALAPVGQETAAREAIAARRRAEPTARHHCHAFVLGPDGRTQRSSDDGEPAGTAGVPMLEVLRRRGVTDTVAVVSRHFGGVLLGAGGLVRAYGQSVSEALDTVGLVEYRRLRLFDIEVDYTRAGRLENELRASSYSVQEARFEASAHFEVGVLPGEEQRFAAWLAEATGGSSEAVELGEDWVRG, encoded by the coding sequence ATGACTGATCGTTTTCTGTCGGTGGCGGCCGCCGGGCTGCACGAGATCGAGATCCGGCGTTCGCGGTTCCTGTGCGCACTCGCCCCGGTGGGCCAGGAAACGGCCGCGCGCGAGGCGATCGCGGCCCGTCGCCGGGCCGAACCCACGGCGCGGCACCACTGTCACGCCTTCGTGCTGGGTCCGGACGGCCGTACTCAGCGTTCCAGCGACGACGGCGAGCCCGCGGGTACCGCCGGGGTGCCGATGCTCGAAGTGCTGCGCCGCCGCGGCGTCACCGACACGGTTGCGGTGGTGTCCCGCCACTTCGGTGGCGTCCTGCTCGGCGCGGGTGGCTTGGTTCGGGCATATGGCCAGTCCGTGTCCGAAGCCCTGGACACGGTCGGCTTGGTGGAGTATCGGCGGCTGCGGCTGTTCGACATCGAGGTGGACTACACCCGTGCCGGCCGGCTGGAGAACGAGCTACGCGCGTCCTCGTACTCGGTGCAGGAGGCCCGTTTCGAGGCCTCGGCGCACTTCGAGGTCGGCGTGCTGCCCGGCGAGGAGCAGCGGTTCGCCGCCTGGCTGGCGGAGGCGACCGGTGGCAGCTCAGAAGCGGTGGAGCTGGGGGAGGACTGGGTCCGCGGCTAG
- a CDS encoding ESX secretion-associated protein EspG, translating to MAIIDKPVRVPRPAFFVAWQDAGLGGLPAVVDPDDEYATAEFAAERRTRAMSRFAAMRLATPDGRLTAEFRATLELLAAPGREVYAWTAFGSHPGDNGAVFVAASGRDAVRLITDGRSIQLDPILSRSITAALVDTLPEYPPARIGLLRAPTAYLDGSNADPLSEMSGKADELRHLMRIERTAVHKLYSAVRNGPGRSSSTPLTVYDLAGTGRILTFTSDADNGGTDATACSGTHTNLVDTLNLTLDGLG from the coding sequence ATGGCGATCATCGACAAACCGGTCCGGGTTCCGCGACCGGCGTTCTTCGTCGCGTGGCAGGACGCCGGGCTCGGCGGACTTCCTGCGGTGGTGGATCCGGACGACGAGTACGCGACCGCGGAGTTTGCCGCGGAGCGGCGTACGCGGGCGATGTCCCGGTTCGCTGCGATGAGGCTGGCCACGCCGGACGGGCGGTTGACCGCGGAGTTCCGGGCGACTCTGGAGCTGCTCGCAGCACCTGGCAGGGAGGTGTACGCCTGGACTGCGTTCGGCAGTCACCCCGGCGACAACGGTGCGGTGTTCGTGGCTGCGTCCGGGCGGGACGCGGTCCGGTTGATCACCGACGGCCGGTCGATCCAGCTCGATCCGATCCTGTCGCGCAGCATCACCGCGGCTCTGGTGGACACGTTGCCGGAGTACCCGCCAGCGCGGATCGGGCTGTTGCGGGCACCGACGGCCTATCTCGACGGGAGCAACGCCGATCCGCTGTCGGAGATGTCGGGCAAAGCCGACGAGTTGCGGCACTTGATGCGGATCGAGCGGACCGCGGTGCACAAGCTCTACTCCGCGGTGCGCAACGGGCCCGGCCGGTCCAGCAGCACTCCGTTGACGGTGTACGACCTTGCCGGGACCGGCCGGATCCTGACCTTCACCAGTGACGCCGACAACGGCGGGACAGATGCCACCGCCTGCAGCGGGACCCACACCAACCTCGTGGACACGCTCAACCTCACCCTCGACGGGCTCGGGTGA
- a CDS encoding DUF3558 domain-containing protein, whose amino-acid sequence MNYRATWCAAVIGAMAVLAVGCSGQKAPSSPGGTTSTAPSSSPGESLPHSGAPRVSNPLPASVIGGDPCQSMTADQLKDALGQIQRTKPGTNSGVGPGCTWSNLDTDANLDVSFDSGNNSGLSGWYENTKPQAVVWKELTVQGFPAVAHVTPSGGDPKDFCQISVGINDRQTVDVTIGLSDSKKGNTDPCQVTVRAADVVVANLKRNAGS is encoded by the coding sequence ATGAATTATCGTGCTACGTGGTGCGCCGCGGTCATCGGCGCGATGGCAGTCCTTGCAGTTGGCTGTAGCGGACAGAAAGCGCCGTCTTCTCCGGGCGGTACAACAAGTACTGCGCCGTCCTCGTCGCCGGGTGAGAGTCTGCCGCACAGCGGAGCCCCGAGGGTGTCAAACCCTTTGCCGGCGTCCGTGATCGGTGGCGACCCTTGCCAGAGCATGACAGCTGATCAACTGAAGGATGCACTCGGGCAGATTCAGCGGACCAAGCCGGGTACCAATTCGGGTGTCGGGCCGGGCTGCACTTGGTCAAATCTCGATACCGATGCAAATCTGGACGTAAGCTTCGACTCGGGGAATAACAGTGGGTTGAGCGGGTGGTATGAGAATACGAAGCCACAGGCTGTGGTGTGGAAAGAATTGACGGTTCAAGGGTTTCCTGCTGTCGCGCATGTGACGCCGAGTGGTGGTGATCCGAAGGATTTCTGCCAGATCAGCGTGGGTATCAATGATCGGCAAACAGTTGACGTTACGATCGGTCTCAGCGACAGTAAGAAGGGTAATACGGACCCTTGTCAGGTGACGGTACGTGCCGCTGATGTGGTGGTGGCGAACTTGAAGCGGAATGCGGGTTCGTGA